In Setaria italica strain Yugu1 chromosome IX, Setaria_italica_v2.0, whole genome shotgun sequence, the genomic stretch GAGCAGATCAGGATCGCTCGAGCCCTTCTCAATTATCGCTTGAAGGAGAAGATGGCAATGGCTAATTATCCCCATGCTTCGCCATTCCCCAAGAAATTTCCAATGCAGCCAGAGAGGAAGCCTTCTTTTGGCCAATCTTCTCAGTCCAGCTACTCAAAGATCCTCCCTCTGTTCCGCCCTAAATCAAATTCAAGATGCAGACCAGAGTCACCGGCATCTACTGATGGAGTATCTCAAACAGCTTTACGGACCCTCGAAAGCCTTAATCCAAAGTCAAGATTTCCAGCGGCAGAGGCAGCCCCCTATGTGCCAGTTGGGCACTACCGCATGCCTTGCCATAGCATGGCTCCTTCAGTCACAATCAGGACTGCTGTTCCTGTGTTCTCTGCTCCACCTCTCCCACCTCCAGCTGCTCGCACGCAACAGCAGCTTCCTCCTCTCATGAGCCATCCACCACCGATTCGGATGGCATCACCAGTTCGCATCAGGCCAGCATCCCCAATGTTCGGACCCTCTGCTCCAGTTCAGGGGCCGAAACCTGTGATGTCTGTTCAGCTAAAGGATGTGCAACAGCAATCCAGGAGGGAGCCGGTGAAACCTGTGATCCCTGTGCAGGTAAAGGATGTACAATACCAACCAATGAAGGGATCAGTGTCTCCTGTGGTTCCAGTTCAGGTAAAGGATGCACAACGCCGGCCGCTTGTGGGATCGCTGTCAGGTGTGATCCCAATTAAGGTGAAGGATGTGCAAACCCAAGCACCAAAGGAATCACTGGCAGCTCCAATTCCAGCAATCAGGCCTTCGGTTAAGATCGAGGCTCCTGCTCAAGCCAAGGAAGCTTCAGCGGCAGTTACCAGTGAAGTCCCATGTTCTGCTGCTGGCAATACCACCGCCGTGGAATGCACTACATCATCAGAGGTTACCCCGACAAGGCAATCAAGGGCTGCGGATGGTGACGACAGCAAGGCGGAAGCTGTGCACGAGGCCGAGGCTCAAGCAGTGGCGGAGGCAGCCATCAGGCAGCTGGAGATCAATTGACATCGAAAATGCGCATCGCCATCTTCTCCcagattttgtaattagctgcCTCCCGTGCACATTCCGTTCTGTTTAGTTCTTGTAAGTCTTGGGTTCGGATTAGGTCTGTCTGGGCAAGCTGCATTGTGGTAGGAACACCTAGTTTTTCTGTTGAGAAAAAACCcgggaaaaaaaacatgtaGTGGTGGGTAGGTGGTTTGCCcggtgtttggttggagacgGTTATACTTCCCTGGATATGCAGTTGGTCTGCGTTTTACCCCAATGATGAGGTGGATTGTGAGGTGCCTCTAGGGAAGAAGGATTATGAGGCGGCAGTAACATCTAAATTCTGTTATCGTTGTCGGTCTGCTGCCGTAACTTTTATccactttcctttttctttctttctttatgcAAATGCAAATGGTGTGTTGGTGATTGGCGCTTTTACCGGTTAGCAGAAAGTATGATGAAAGGTTGAAATGGATGGAAACGGATTCCTGCATCTTTTCGTCCTGGGTATCATGATGAAAGATTTCTCTCCGTCGCGTGTCATCCGCAAAGCTGAAGCAGCTTGCTTGATTTGGAGAGGTACCGTCCGAATGATGACGCAGACGTGCCGCACAAGAGGCCAGGGGGTTGGCCGTGGCGTCGGTCGGTCCTGCTGCGGTGCTGCCCTTGGCAACCGAACTCGGGACCACGCTTTGCCCCGTCATGTGCTTCGCTCACTCATCTTGCCGTCGTCTGAACGGGCTAGAAATGAAAACGAGCTTGGATGGGCTAGTGGAAGCTAGACTAGAGAAGCTGTTGTTGGGTCGTGACCACGTACCAGACGAGACACTTACTTGGCTGCTATAACAAAAAACAAAATCCGCCACTACGCATTTAGTAACCCGGAACCACCCACCAAGGCTCCGGCCAGGAGCCAGCCATTGATGATGGCACGATCTGGAACCGCATCTCCGCtcccccctttctttttctctcttctccatAGGAAAGAACAAAAAGGCGATCAGAAGCCAGAGCCGCAGCTGCCGCGCTGCGCTGAACTAGTGAACTGCACTGCGAGGCAGGCGgcgcagggcagggcaggcCAGGGCCAGGCCGGCTGATCGGCCGCATGCCGAGCATGTGTGCCGCCCTGATCTCACAATGATGGACAAATGTTCACCctgtgccgctgccgcgcctgCCGCGGCCATTTGACCTGCCTACAGCGTGCTGACCCCCGCCGGGTGGCCCGCGCGTGGCAACAGGACAAGCCGTAACGACGGGCTGCAGCTAGCGCGAGGCCGCCGGTTTCAAGTGGCAGCTGCGTCCTGGCCGGCccctgcgccgccccgcccgcgTCCAAACAATGGCGCGAGTCGCCGTGCGTTCGCCGTTCTGCTATGCAGGCGCGTTCTGGACGAGATGGGAGGAAAGTAAATgataaagaaaaagaacagGGAGAGAGAGCCGGGCCGGGCCATGAGCGGGTGGGCCACGGCGTGGCGTGGCATTTAGTACGACGTGCCGCGCCAGTACAGCGGGCATGAATGCCACTCTGGGCGAGGCAGTCAGGCAGACGCAGGCAGCGTGTAGGGGTTGCCCCtgccgcggccgctgccgctgctggttcAGTGGTTACCTCTGACCGGCAAGGCAAAGCAATTCTCGCAATGAATTCTGACGGGCAGGGGGAGTAGCACCATAGAGTGAGGCGCCGCGGAGGAGCAAGACAGACACGGTAGGGACGTCGATGAGGCGGAGCCGaagagaaaggagaggaggccGGCCCGGACGGCATCGTTTTCGTGCCTGCTGTGCCCAACAGAGGCGATAATAATTGGAGGACGGGGGGACAGGCAGACGCAGCTAGCGCGCCATAGATGCGCGGCATGCACAGCTAACAGCGGGCGCCCCCGCCCGAGTTATGGCGCACTGATGGCGCCCAAACGGGGCGGATTTATTGCAGCATCGCCATCGCGTCCCCGTCTCGCCTCGAGATTAGCGTGTGCTCCCCCGGCCTGCTGCTAGGCTCTACGAGTAGCTCTACAGCACGACGACGGAGCAGGCCTGGCTTATCCGTTGCGCAGGCCAGGAAGGACGGCAGGAGGCGCAAATACGCCGTGAGCCTGAACCTTAAGAGGCCAGGAGCATTTTGCATTTTGCTCGTCGAATTGGATGCTAATCTCTTGCAAAGTGCAGTTTGTTGGGGGAACGAACATCCTGAGCAAAAAAATGACAAATGCAGTACGAAGCTAGCAAAGAGACAGTACTTTGACGGCCAGGTCCTGGTTAAAAGGGtttaaggtcttgtttagttacctcaaatttccaactttgacactatgcaaatgaagattccccatcacatcaaacttgcggtacatgcatggagtactaaatgtagatgaaatcaaaaactaattgcacagttttgttgtactttgcgagacgaatcttttaagcctaattaatcaatgtttggataataattcacaaatacaaacaaaatgctacagttacgtatttatggtaaaatacaaattttgccactccaaatttaggaactaaacaggccctaagaAGGGAGGTTGGCACACAGATGGGACTTGACCCGAACTGTTGGGAAATCGTCTCGGCAGCGTTGCCAGGGAGTTctatgtcaaaaaaaaaaaagccttgCCAGGGAGTAGGCTTCGGCCGACTGGCAGCCGAACAGGCGGGTGCACGCATCCGAGTATCCGACCCAGCCCTCTTGCCGGAGAAAACTCACCGGCTCAGAAGAGTCTAGCTAGACCCAACGCAGCTGCGCAGCACGGATGACGAGCGGCGGAACCAGGAAGTCATTAGCGCGTCAGAACATGGACATAGTCGTCGGCCCAGGAGCCTTACCTTGTGCTGCTAGCCACCTTCGGGGCGTTCTATTCTATCAGAGTTGTCCGTATGCATGCATTTTATGTTCGGATTGCAAAGTACCacttatataaatatattttgaATCAGATAACGAAAATAACGCTATCCACGAAGCTTTATTACGTGACGatcccaaaaaagaaaaaaaagagaggcccAAATCGTCTCTCACGCGGGAGTTGGCCCAGGAGCTGTATAGCTTAAGAGCAGCAAGCGAACCATCACCATAAGGGTAGTACAGCATAAGGGTATTATCATCGATCCACCTTGCATGCAGCCCTGATCCAAGCCTCTCCCATGCCGAGCCCCGGCACTCGCGCACCATACGCCATGGCCGAGCcaggcagcgccgccgccctcagTTGCTACGCTGACGCCGCATAGTTAGCACCGAAGACCCATAAACGGAACCCTCGTAGCCTCCTCTCTCAGTTGCCTGCCCTTACCGAAATCCTCGCTCGCCAGAGCACTGATGAGGCCGGCCACTAGAGCCACCGGTAGCCTAAGGAGGAAGACAGTCTCTGGAGAAACCCATCTTACTATTCTCCTTTTGAAGCTTCCAGGTGAACCCACCTACGATCCTAGGTGGAcaatctagaaaaaaaagagagaaatttttagaaattatcacagaaaagcaaaacatccgatcATCAAttggtagactcaaatcatcatagctattaaatctattatattttctaaaaaattatccacataccattatgaaaatagcctaaagcaaccccctaaatttatatctaaattacccacctctgccattatataaaataaactaaagtaacctctaatcttcatcaaaattacccacttatgctattataaaaataatttaaaataaccccctaaatttgcaactaaatttcccaccactaatacttaaaaaataacttaaaataaccccttaaatttgcatataTCTTACCCatatatgccattattaaaaataacatgaggtaatcTTGAATTTTAATCCAAGTCACCTTAAAATATACACCAACATATGATTCTAAACTgtttatttcttacactattggtatatgatatagtAATTAAgttatatacgcatgatgtgtgttatcgtctataaagatatagagaaagtgatgagaatatagatttctaagTTAAtgttatagctcaaacttagggtacattaaacaaattcaagcgcatacttgtgatgcaaagtgaaaagttaaagattataaatgtggatgaaattattatagagtaattactaactaaaatctatcacaatcggatgaagataacaagtatatatctataagtattatgttcgaatatttaacaatgAAAGCTgaggtagctcaaggtaatagttttgtagtaaTGTGGTCTCATTTTTTACATTGGAGTCTCCACATTAGTTCTCACGACAGACGCtaggaaaaaaagataaatcctagaagttctaaaaaaataaaacatctaACGTCAgacctgtaaactctaataatcattaTCATTggtttattatattttctaaaaagttacacACCACTATGATTATGAGAATATTCTAGAATTTctacattataaaaaataatctaaagtaaaccCATAATCTCCATCCAATTTACTCGTGCATATCATATAAATTATAACTTAAAATggcattctaaatttgtatctaagttaaccacgtatgtcgttattaaaaataatctaaagtaaacatCTAAATTTTAATTTAATTATCTTCATATGCATCACATAGAAATGTCCAGAAGTAaagtaatatatgattctaaattacctatttatatcattattaatatagaaatactaagttaaagtacaTACGTATGATGAGTGTCGGAGAtatgatacaaaatgaaaaaaagatgtgaatatggatgaaaaagcgtatagagtaattactaattttaaacaaaaaatattaattttataaAAAACACAACGTATGGAGATATCACAACCGCACAAAgttaagtacacatctatatgaatatttggttgaagtattgaaaaaaatgagagagtagtacgtaaacaattttaattattaagTAGGAGTTTAGTGTCTAATTAATTTTTAAATTTAATAATtcttaaaaatattagcccatgcggaagcacgggttgatggactagtaaaCAAAATCCTAATTTATGTGTCGCGTAGAGCTGCACATAATCCGGACTAGTAAAGAAAATCCTAATTTATGTGTCGCGTAGAGCCTGCAGATAATCCCCTAGAAGAATTCCACCTACACAATTAAGTCCGAGCCATGTCTTTTTGCATGTTTAACCTCAACCTTTAATCTATTCTTGAGGAATCGCGAGCACTGCGCTAGTAATAATTACTACATTACATTTACTAATGGATAATAATATTTTATCTATACTATATACTACTGTTTAAAAACTAAACAGTAGTATAATGGATCGTAAAATAGCTCAATTAAGAAGATGATTTTGATTTCATAGAAAGTGATTATGAACTTGAAGATAAAGATGGTGATCTGTTTGACTAAAATGTGGATGATGTTGCAGCCCTGGCACATATGATGCAAGTCATTAGTTAGTCATATTATTTTAATAGATAAAAATTATTTTGTACTGATGTGTATTTATCGCCGCATTGCCATCACGTCCCATCTCTTCTAGCTCTACAGTATGACGACGGAGCATGCTTATCCGTTGCGCAGGATGGACAACAGGTGGAGCAAATACGTCGTGACCTCGAAGAGGCCCATCAGCGGACCAGGCCTCGCCCCACGCGCAGTTGAGTTATAGAAAGTTTCAGACCTGCGGGCTTCTATCTACTTATCGAAAGGTAGATAGGAAACTTAGCTTCCGACCCACTTGAGCTccatctccctcttcttctACATCCAGCCGACCCCCACCTCCATCCCCATCTCCACCACCCCGGTTGGCGGCATGCCTGCCGCCGTACCACCCACCCATTGTTCGTCGTTGCCCCCACTCGACCCTGTCCTTCCTAATCCCGCAAGTCGTCACTCCACCGCGGCGGCCACAGCCCACCGTGGGTCCAGCCTCGCTGGTCCAGCgacgctcccgcgccgcctcacCCGTGCCACCGGCCAACCCGCCACCACTGCTGGGCCttcgccccgcccccgccccctcctcctctatAGCCACCGACCATTGGAGCCCCCACCCTAGCAACCCAAAACCTTAACcataccaccaccaccaccaccaccaccacggctggcggcgacctcgccgccgaccgCTCCCCCCACCTCCCACCCCTTCGTCCTCGACTACTCATCGGCATGAGGAAGCGACAGCGCTAGGGTTTGGAGGAGTCAGCGCAAAGATTTGGAGGAGGCACGCTACTTGTTTTGGCAATTCGGGATCGGATGGACACAAAGTgctgcacgaatctcaaacgtTGCAAGTTTAGGGcctatttggtagagcttcatcTGATTCTaattctctatgggagctgattcttgGAGAAaagtgattctgtggctgaaagtgattcttttttattctctaacataaactcttaaaatcaggatggagaatcactccACAGAATctggagaagctacttttttccaaCTTGGTAGTCCCTGTAAGGCCACACAGCGTCATTTGAACTCCTGGGCCTGCCATCTTATGTTGTATAGAGAACAGATAGAGAGATTGACCGATTGAGGGTGCATTTGGATTTGCTTTGCTTGGGTGAGGAAGGAGAGGTGAATATTTCATTTTGTCCAAGAAGGATCAGGCGTCTGCATTTGGATAGCTTACTAGCTGCTCCCTTTGTTCCTATTTATAAGATGCACACGcatatcaaaattcaaactttacaatctttaACCGATAATTTAGCcctcattcttttttttaatgtaaacTTGATACGGTTGGATTTATAATCaaatatagggggtgtttggcagcactccactccaaatttttgagctccactccaccaactccaccacattgcagctccactccaccga encodes the following:
- the LOC101784567 gene encoding double-stranded RNA-binding protein 6; the protein is MYKNQLQELAQRSCFNLPAYTCLREGPDHAPRFKAAVNFNGEQFESPGFFTTLRQAEHAAAEVALAALARRGPSYSLAARILDETGVYKNLLQEVAQRVGAPLPSYTTERSGLGHLPVFTCTVELAGITFTGDPAKNKKQAEKNAASAAWSALKQLVREEANSSNEPENNDEQEQIRIARALLNYRLKEKMAMANYPHASPFPKKFPMQPERKPSFGQSSQSSYSKILPLFRPKSNSRCRPESPASTDGVSQTALRTLESLNPKSRFPAAEAAPYVPVGHYRMPCHSMAPSVTIRTAVPVFSAPPLPPPAARTQQQLPPLMSHPPPIRMASPVRIRPASPMFGPSAPVQGPKPVMSVQLKDVQQQSRREPVKPVIPVQVKDVQYQPMKGSVSPVVPVQVKDAQRRPLVGSLSGVIPIKVKDVQTQAPKESLAAPIPAIRPSVKIEAPAQAKEASAAVTSEVPCSAAGNTTAVECTTSSEVTPTRQSRAADGDDSKAEAVHEAEAQAVAEAAIRQLEIN